A stretch of DNA from Nitrospinota bacterium:
TCCTTATGCGGTTGAGATCTTAGAAAAATTTAAGAAAATGATGCCGAAGAAATCTGCAATGTCAAAAAAGGAAAACAGGGAAGACGTAATCCTGTTTTTAAAGGAGAACGACAAAAAATAGCAGATGATTTGTCGATATTATTAATGGAGGAGGTAATGTTATGCGAAAAATACAAAAGCTGTCGATATTTATACTTGTTTTAGGTGTAATGTCTTTGGCGGCATGCACATCCGGCGGAGGCGGTTTTGAAGGTGATCTAGCTGATGCGTTGAAGAAAATGGATGAATCGTGGGAACTCTATGAGATCAGGGAAACTCAAAATGGCCCTGTCGTGATGATTGAAGTGAACGACAACGTCACATTTAAACAGGGCGAAGAAGCGAAAGCGGAAGTTACAAAACTGAATCCAGAGTTCAAGGGGATGCTGGAGTTTTACAACAGCGAAGTTGGAATGACAATCAGAAGAGTAGATATTTTCCCGGGATCTATTTAGCGTAATAGGGGTTCTTGTGAGCGGATACGGGGATAGTGGAGGCCAACTCTACCTCCTTGTATTTGCCAAGAATCTCAAGGCGGAGGTTTTCAATTGTTTGTAAATCGGAGCCTGGAAAACGTATTTGGTAATACTTTACGGATTTGTCATAGCCGACAACTTCGCCGTTTATTGAGGATAGGATGTTTTTCATGGTTTCATCATCCGTTTTTGAGCTGAACGTGATACTGATGACATCTTTCATTGTCATAAGGCCTGTGAATTCATCCATTACGAGACCATCTTCCGCAGGTGTAAAGAACTTGACTCCTGAGTTTTCAGTGTTGTTGGAACAGCCTGAGGCTGACAAAAAAATAGATATGAAAAGCGCGGCCGCCATATATGGAAAAGCCGTTAATGGGGTATTCAGCTTATTCAAATACGCTCTCATTAACGGCATGTCCTATATATATTCCTGTTGTCTACTTGGCGCAACGAAATCCGCTGTAGGGATGGATATCGTCAGGTATGCTTTTGAGAGTGGAAGTAGTAGTAACGCCGGAGGCGTCATCAAAATACGATCCACCCAGAAGAATGCGATATTTTTTCTGAGCGCTATCCCAGCTGTCAACCCATTCGGAAATATTGCCGCTCATATTAAAAACACCGTAAGGGCTTTTGCCTTTTGGATTGCTGTTGATAGGCGCGGAACCGCCAATACCGGCTTCCTGGGAGTTGACGTTTTCAGCTTCAAATGTGTCGCCCCATGGATAGGTTCTTCCATCTTCCCCTCTGGCGGCCTTTTCCCATTCAAGAGCGGTAGGGAGTCTTTTTCCGACAGCCTTGCAGTATTTTTCAGCATCTTCATAAGAAACATCGGCAACTGGATGGTTTTCCATCCCGGCAGGGATTTCCATGGTCTTATCAACCTTGCGATATTCAGAATAAGAGACTTCATATTTGTCTATTTGGAACTCTTTTACATTTTCACTCTTTTTATCCTGTCCGGATTTAAATTTTCCACCAGGAACTTTTATCATCTCTCCGCCGGCTGCGATAGCAGAACCAATCCCAAACATGAAAACCATTAGAAAGGATATGTATATGAATAATTTGGATTTCTTCTCACTTAACAATTTGAAACTCCTTAATAAAATGAAAGTGCAATCAACTTTTCCCCGTGGAATATATCAGAATAATAGGTCTATTGCCATAAAAGCACAATATTATTTTGTTTCAGTGCTCGTAGCGGCCTCTTTGATAACAGGGTGCTCTAAAAGCGGGGTGGAGCAGAAAGCGAAAGACGGCGAGAGCCAGACTGAAGCCGCTCAAACAGCTCAAACCGATAATATGGAGGACATCACAAAGGGGCCGATGACTGCTCCTGTTATTGACAAAAACTTTAAGTTGGCAAAAATGTCCAATGATGGGGATATGGCGGCTCCTGTTGCCGGATTTGGACAAAAATCCGAACAGGAGATAATGCAGGAAAAACCGAGAAAACCGTCAATCGCTGTAATAGGACCGCTGAACGGTGAACTTGATATTTACGGAATTGAGACCTCAAACGGAGCTGAAATGGCTTCGGATGCCGTTGATGCCATGGGGGGCATTAACGGACAGGAATTTGAACTATTGGTGATAGACACCAAAGGGGAGATAATCCAGGCCAGAATGGCGTTTGAAGCCGCCGTATCACGGGAAGTTCTCGCCATTGTAGGGGCGGCGACCTCGGAAGTGAGTTTTTCTTCCACAAAACTGATAAATGATAACCAGGTAATAATGGTTTCAGCAGGCTCCCGCCGACGATTAGGCGACAGCGGACCATATAACTTCAGGATCACCTTGAATGAAAAGTCGGCCGTAAGATCGCTGATCGATTACATCAAGACCAGCAAGAAATGGAAGAAGGTCGCGATTTTCAGCACTGTCGCAAACGATTACTCCATTCAGCTTTCCGCGGCATTCAAAATTGAAGCCTTGGAACAGGAGATGGATATAACCCACGAAATACATCTCTGGCCCACAACAATGACGCATCTCGCGGAAGGTGACAGCTCCATTCCCGACCAGATAGCAAAACTGAAATCGAATATGCCGGACGCCCTGTTCTTTTCGGGGGAAGGCGCTGAGGCAAATGAGATAGTAAAAGAGATGAGAAAACAGGGGGTAAAGATCCCGCTAATTGGTTCGGAAGACCTTATGGTTCCCGAGTATCTTGCCCTTGGCGAGGAGATAAACGGAACAGTGACCTATGGCGGGTTCAATCCGCACTCGGAAAAGTACAATGTTAAGAAATTTGTAAAGGAATACACCGACAGGTTTGGTCATGAACCGACCAGGATGGCGGCATTGAGCTTTGACGCCTATAACCTTCTATATGAGGCTATCAAGAAATCCCCCTCACTGCGTCCAAGCCATGTTCGCAATGCTCTCGTTGCCATTAAAAATTATAACGGCGTCACGGGAAGGATCACTTTCGATGAAACCGGAGAAGCCATAAAGGAGCCGTTTATTTTTGAAGTGCAAAAGAAAAATAAAGGTTTTGAATTTGTTGGAGTAAGGGAGCCGAGTTGAAATGTCCAGAACACTCTTTAGGATTGTTGTATTCAATTTATTTTTGTTGTCCTGTCTTTTAGGGAAGATCGACCATGCGTCGGCAGGGAGTAATCCCAAGGATATGGTACTTGTGCCGGAGGGTGAGTTTGTAAAGGGGAGCACCGATGATGAGGTCAGTAAACTGAAAAAAATGTATGGCGAAAGGGAAATTTACAAACTATACCCCTTCGACAAAGAGGTGCCGGCAAAAAAGGTATACCTGAAATCGTTCTATATTGACAGGCATGAAGTTACAAACAGGGAATATGAAAAGTTCGTAAAGGAAACGAACTATCCCCCACCCTTGAACTGGGAAGAGGGAACATTTGCATCCGGTAAAGGGGATTTTCCCGTTCTATACGTTTCGCGGACAGACGCCATGAAATATGCAAAATGGGCAGGGAAGAGACTCCCTACTGAAGATGAATGGGAAAAAGCATCGCGGGGCACCGATGGACGCGTCTACCCATGGGGCAATACTTTTGATCCGTACAAATCCGTGACTGCCGAATCAGATTTGAAATTTCTCCTTGGAGCGCTTTGTGAATTTGGGACCGCAAACAAGATCGAACTTGCGCCTGGGGATGTCAGTCCGTTCGGAGTTCATGATATGGCCGGAAACGTGAGGGAATGGACCGCCACATTGGAGATGGCTGATTCCGAAAAGGCCGTTGTAAAAGGGGGTTCCTGGCTGGATTTGTCGGTTAACGCGAGAGCCGCTCACAGGGAAATAATTCCCGGCGACTCGGTCAGTCATATTATAGGGTTCAGGTGCGCGAAGGATGTTGAATAGTTGTCTTGTTCATTAATGAAGAAAGGCTAGCAGGAGCGGATGTTTAATCGCATTTGGAAGAAATTCGCTTTCGTGCTTCTGGTGGTTTCGATACTTCCAATCGGGTATTTCGGCTACCAGAATCTCAAGGATGCCCGCTCGTCCGTAATCGAGGATACCCTTAAGACCATTTTCCTCAACTGCGTTACCAGGGGAAAGGATATTGAAAGGTCGTTCTTAAACGCATATTCGGATATCAACTACCTGCGATCCAATCTGGTCATGCAGTTCTATACCGACAACGAAAAAAAAGGGGAGGGGGTAAAGGATTACTGGAAAGTCTTCCTGGAGCAGGAATTCATGATATTCCTTTCATTAAAACCTGGTTATTCCCGCATCGGTTTTCTCGATGAATACGGGATGGAGGTTGTTGTCGTTTTTAGAAGCGGGAAAAACATGATTGCTTTAAGCGAAGACAAAAAGAGGAACAGGCTCACCTCGGCTTACTATGAACAGGCCGCAATACAGGATAAGTTCGGAATCGCGGCTATACCGATGAGAAGTTCGGTGGATCCCGGTCTTGACCTGAAATCCATTACACTCATACGTTACGCAACCAAGGTGTTCGACAGGGAGGGAAGGCCACAGGGGGTCATTTTCCTCGATCTCGACGGTAGCGAAATATCAAATTCCCTCAGCAACACGACATTCAAGAAAAGGCGGCCGGCGGCTATGATAACGAGCGCCGGAAATTTCATATATAACCCTTTTGCCGAAGAAGAGGAAAATATATCCCGCGTACAGTACGACTACAACATAAACACAAAGTTTCCAAGCGACGTTGTTGCCCAGATACTCTCAGGAAGGCCGGGAATCATTGCGGATAATCCCGATTATCTCTTCGCTTTCAGCCCGGTCTTTCCAAAGGCCAATGACCACAAATATTTTTACGTCATCTTCGACCGGTATGCGCATGACCGGTTCAATCCTATGCTCGATACGATAAAAAGGAAATATATTCTCGCTTCCATATTGGTCATGATTTTCTGCATAGGAGCCGCTCTCTTAGTCGCGCAGGCGCTTACGCGAAACATCGAAAAATTGCAGGAAGGGACGAAAAACCTCAAAGATAACCGGTTCAACTTCAGACTCGATATAAGATCTGGCGATGAGATCGAGGCTCTGGCAAAAGCCTATAATCTGATGGCTGACGCTCTGCAGGATTACAGTGAGTCGCTGGAAAGCAAGGTGGAAGAGCGCTCCCGCCACATACAGAAAGTGGAAAGCAGGCTTATGCAGGCGGAGAAGCTGGCGGCTGTCGGGTTCCTTGCCGCCGGCGTGGCCCACGAGATAAACAATCCGATATCAATAATCATCACAAGGCTAGAATTGATGATGAAAGCCTTCGATAAGGGGAAATTGGACGGTATACGGGATGATCTCAATGTCCTGCATAATCACGCTATAAGGATCGGGCGTATTACGAGCGACCTCCTGACATTCTCAAGAATGAAGTCAAACGTCTGCGAATCGGTTGACCTGAATGCCGTAATAACGCGCGTGGTAAATCTTGTGGAGATGCCGCTAAATAAAAAGAAAATTTCCCTGAAGCTGGAGCTCGAAGAAAAACTTCCTGAAGTATGGGCGAACACCCAGGGTATAGACCAGGTCGTATACAACATTGTTTATAACGCGTTCCAGGCAACGGATGTAGGCGGGAACATCTGGATATCTACCGCACGGCACGACGATGACAACATAGAAATAAAAATAAGGGACAACGGGAAGGGGATATCAAAGGATTCCATCGAGCGGGTTTTCGAGCCGTTTTACACGACAAAGGAGGTAGGGCAGGGCACCGGTCTGGGCCTATCCATCAGTTACGGACTGATCCAGGATTTTGGCGGTTCGATCAGCGTTGAGAGTGAAATTGGTGTTGGTACTCTTTTTACGATTATTCTTGCGGCGGCTTCTTCAAAAAGTGGAAAAACCAGGAAAGAGATGATAACCGGGTAGGGGCCAATGGAAAACAACATAAAAAAACTGGTGCTGCTGATCGACGATGAGGCCGATCTGCTGGAAAACTGCGCAAGAATCCTGGATGAGGAGAATTATTCATGCATCACGACAACGGACAGCACAAAGGCTCTTGAGCTTGCGAGGCTTCATAATCCGCAGGTTGTTATTACCGATTTCCTCATGCCCGAAAAAAACGGGATGGAGGTATTAAGGGATATTCATGCGGTGTTCCCGCAAATA
This window harbors:
- a CDS encoding formylglycine-generating enzyme family protein — its product is MIKVPGGKFKSGQDKKSENVKEFQIDKYEVSYSEYRKVDKTMEIPAGMENHPVADVSYEDAEKYCKAVGKRLPTALEWEKAARGEDGRTYPWGDTFEAENVNSQEAGIGGSAPINSNPKGKSPYGVFNMSGNISEWVDSWDSAQKKYRILLGGSYFDDASGVTTTSTLKSIPDDIHPYSGFRCAK
- a CDS encoding ABC transporter substrate-binding protein; its protein translation is MITGCSKSGVEQKAKDGESQTEAAQTAQTDNMEDITKGPMTAPVIDKNFKLAKMSNDGDMAAPVAGFGQKSEQEIMQEKPRKPSIAVIGPLNGELDIYGIETSNGAEMASDAVDAMGGINGQEFELLVIDTKGEIIQARMAFEAAVSREVLAIVGAATSEVSFSSTKLINDNQVIMVSAGSRRRLGDSGPYNFRITLNEKSAVRSLIDYIKTSKKWKKVAIFSTVANDYSIQLSAAFKIEALEQEMDITHEIHLWPTTMTHLAEGDSSIPDQIAKLKSNMPDALFFSGEGAEANEIVKEMRKQGVKIPLIGSEDLMVPEYLALGEEINGTVTYGGFNPHSEKYNVKKFVKEYTDRFGHEPTRMAALSFDAYNLLYEAIKKSPSLRPSHVRNALVAIKNYNGVTGRITFDETGEAIKEPFIFEVQKKNKGFEFVGVREPS
- a CDS encoding formylglycine-generating enzyme family protein; the protein is MSCLLGKIDHASAGSNPKDMVLVPEGEFVKGSTDDEVSKLKKMYGEREIYKLYPFDKEVPAKKVYLKSFYIDRHEVTNREYEKFVKETNYPPPLNWEEGTFASGKGDFPVLYVSRTDAMKYAKWAGKRLPTEDEWEKASRGTDGRVYPWGNTFDPYKSVTAESDLKFLLGALCEFGTANKIELAPGDVSPFGVHDMAGNVREWTATLEMADSEKAVVKGGSWLDLSVNARAAHREIIPGDSVSHIIGFRCAKDVE
- a CDS encoding ATP-binding protein — its product is MFNRIWKKFAFVLLVVSILPIGYFGYQNLKDARSSVIEDTLKTIFLNCVTRGKDIERSFLNAYSDINYLRSNLVMQFYTDNEKKGEGVKDYWKVFLEQEFMIFLSLKPGYSRIGFLDEYGMEVVVVFRSGKNMIALSEDKKRNRLTSAYYEQAAIQDKFGIAAIPMRSSVDPGLDLKSITLIRYATKVFDREGRPQGVIFLDLDGSEISNSLSNTTFKKRRPAAMITSAGNFIYNPFAEEEENISRVQYDYNINTKFPSDVVAQILSGRPGIIADNPDYLFAFSPVFPKANDHKYFYVIFDRYAHDRFNPMLDTIKRKYILASILVMIFCIGAALLVAQALTRNIEKLQEGTKNLKDNRFNFRLDIRSGDEIEALAKAYNLMADALQDYSESLESKVEERSRHIQKVESRLMQAEKLAAVGFLAAGVAHEINNPISIIITRLELMMKAFDKGKLDGIRDDLNVLHNHAIRIGRITSDLLTFSRMKSNVCESVDLNAVITRVVNLVEMPLNKKKISLKLELEEKLPEVWANTQGIDQVVYNIVYNAFQATDVGGNIWISTARHDDDNIEIKIRDNGKGISKDSIERVFEPFYTTKEVGQGTGLGLSISYGLIQDFGGSISVESEIGVGTLFTIILAAASSKSGKTRKEMITG